TCCTCTCAGGCCACGGCTTCTCCATCCCCCAGACACCTCTTCCTGTGCCTCTCACCTCTTCTCCTAGACTTCACATTCCCCCGAAGCAGGAGGCAGCTTACAGCCCCCTCCCTGGGCCCCTGGGCCTGTGGGGGCCCACCACCCTGTCTGTGCAGTAAGCCGTAGCCACCCCCTTTCCATACTCTctcttccccactccccactcttcTCTAGGTCTCTCTCTTCTAGACGTCTCcaactctatttctttttttgtccctTCTTTCTTAGAAACAAGCCCTTCCTCTGCCAGTTCCTTGCTGTGTGTTTTGGGCAGCTCAATTGCCTGCTCTTGGCCTCAGCTGTAAAATAAGGGATGCAGTATCTTTCTAATATCCTCTACTCTGGAGCTGAGCTATACCTGAAAGAGGGGCCAGATCCCTACTGGAGGCTCTTTCTagcagagaggggagggagggagccatgTTGCTGCCATGCCCCAGTGGGTAGGCCCTGAGGCTATTTGTGTCTCTCCTCTCCTGACCCCCACACCCCCATCTAGACTGAACTGAATAACTGTATCTCCATGCTGGTGGCGGGGAATGACCGCGTGCAGACCATCATCACTCAGCTGGAGGACTCCTGTCGAGTGACCAAGGTGAGGGGACAGAATAGTCCTGCCTGGGGATTTGGAGCTTTCCAGGGCAGCCTGGTCTCTGGGGAAGGCTCACCCGTAGGTTGTGGCTAAAGGTTGGGGCCTGGAGCCTGGGACGGTCAAGCAGGGATGGTAGGGGAGGGActaatccattcatccactctCTCAACAAATGCTTCTTAAGCACAGCTGTGTGTCCGGCCCCACCCAAGATGTGGGGGATGGAGGAGTGAACCAGACAGACGTGGTCCCTGAGCTCAGGGAGTGTCCCATCAATAATTCTCAGTATTTATTCAGCACAAATTGTTTTCAGAGCACAGTTCTTCAGTGTGCCATAGACCAACACTTCCCAAACTTTAAAGTGCATGAAAATTACGCTGGGTGTTGAAATTCAGGTTCTGATTCAGTTGGTTTGGAATGAGGCATAAGAGCTGCATTTCTAGCCAGTTCCCAGGATTTGCCCAAGCTGCTGGGTCCACAGACCACACGTTGAGTAGTGAGACTGTTGAGGGCAGAAGGGAACTTTTCTATCCCTGAAAAAAGCTTCCATGATTTTCCATGTTCACTTGGGGTAGGGATCTGGAGATGAGATGAGGGGAAGGGGTCATCATAATTGCTAGTGGATGAAGAGTTGGGCGAAGGATAGGAAGGAGGGGAACATTGTGATCACCCATGAGAGGCTCCCGGTCTGATGAGATGCTATTGTCACACCCATTTTACAGGAAAGAACATAGAGAGAAGGGAGCTTCAGTTGAGAAGGATGCTAGGAAAGGAGCTGTTTTTCCACCTCTCCTAGGACCAAATGATGCAGAGCTTCCCGAATCCAGTCTTGGTCCTGAAAGGGAGGGAAGATTGTGACCTGGGACATATGGGAGGCCCAGGAAACGTTAatttgctgaaggtcacacagctaaaagGGAAACACAGCTAAAAGGCAACAgagagccgggcgcagtggctcatgcctgtaatcctagcactttgggaggccaaggtggtcggatcatgaggtcaggagatcgagaccatcctggccaacatggtgaaaccccatctgtactaaaaacacaaaaaaatagccaggcgtggtagcgtgtctataatcccagctactcgggaggctgaggcaggagaatcgcttgagcctgggaggtggaggtggcagtgagccaagattgcaccactgcactccagcctgggcaacagagcgagactccatctcaaaaaaaaaaaaaaaaaggcaacagagaaagacaggGCAGATCCCACACTGGGTGACTGTCGCATTGGTCTGAGAGGTGATGCTCCAGTGACCAGCTGAGGTTGGGAGACAGGGGGAGGGTGCAGGAACAAGGAAGAACATGTTGTGTCATGTGACCCTAGAGCCTCTATTTTGGAAGAAGGGGCTAGCTGTTTTTCAAGGCATCAGCCTCCAAATATCACTGGCGTACTAAGTAGCTTTGAGGCCAGATGAGTGTTTTCTTGTTAAGTCTTTGTTTCATCTTCTGTAGTGTGGGGATGTGTGTAGTGAGATCTCTTCTAGCTTTAGATTCCTTGCTACTGTCCCaggaagggagtgtagtggacAGGGAATAAGGGCCCTACAGAATGTGACCGCAAGACTTCCGTCCTCAGGAGAACAGCCACCAGGTAAAGGAAGAGCTGAGCCAGAAGTTTGACACACTGTATGCCATCCTGGATGAGAAGAAAAGTGAGTTGCTGCAGCGGATCAcgcaggagcaggaggaaaagcTTAGCTTCATCGAGGCCCTCATCCAGCAGTACCAGGAGCAGCTGGACAAGTCCACAAAGCTGATGGAGACTGCCATCCAGTCCCTGGACGAGCCTGGGGGAGCCACCTTCCTCTTGGTGAGCAGGACTAGAAGGGTCTGGGTGGGATCAGTTCAACTCTACAGCTCTAAGGTTCAAGTTATGCTTCTCCACTGACCACCCATGGGCCCTTGGAAAAAGCCATTTaaacctctgtgagcctcagtttcctcatccgtcAAATGGGCGTGTAACACCCCCCACCTTCCTCTTACTGATTTTATGATGATCAAATAAGAGGATGTTTATGAAATGACTTTGTAAGCTGCAAAATACAGTGTCCCATTTACAGACTATTAATTGAGCCCCTACTGTAGGCCAGGCACTGAGGTGGAAGACAAGGAGATAAACCAGACACAgccctgccctcaaagagcttgTTGGGGAGGACAGAAAAGGCTCAGTTATAAGACTTCATAGTTCAgttcaataaaaatgttctagGCTTCTACTGTGGGCCAGGCTTTGTGCTAGACATTAAGTATGAAAAGGTGGTTAGGACTGGGGAGTTCAGGGTTTAGGAGTTTTGGGATTGATACCCCTAGAATCCAAGCTTCCTGTCAAGACAATGGGTCCTAGGGTGATGACCAAGACCTGTATAGACCACAGACAGAGGGCAAAATTCCCGATTCTGCTCAGTTTGGGGTGGGGAGCAGGTCACAACTGGGTTAGGAaatggcaccaaatatccacctaCAACACCTATTTCACTGGTTTTGCTGATTTCCTGGAGTTACCTCTTCTGCAGTCCTAATACTTTGTTCTCTCTCCCCCTGCAGACTGCCAAGCAACTCATCAAAAGGTCAGTGTCTCCCCAGAGGCTATGATCCAAGCCCCTAGTTCCCACCTGGGCCTTTGTCCAGGAAGCCTCATCCTGGGCATTAGGCCTGCTGGGAGGGTCTCACTCCAGGCTGGTTTCCCTGATCCTTTGCATCCCTGACTTTTTGGACCACTCCTTGTGCTTGAGGTTGGAGAGGAAATACTCCATCCCTCCAGGGGAGCCTCTGGGTAAAAGCCCTGGGTGTGGGCAAGGCATGTGCCCTCTCCTCCCTGCACTGAGCCCCAGAGACCTCAtcctgcctctctctgtctcccctgcAGCATTGTGGAAGCTTCCAAGGGCTGCCAGCTGGGGAAGACAGAGCAGGGCTTTGAGAACATGGACTGCTTTACCTTGGATTTAGAGCACATAGCAGACGCCCTGAGAGCCATTGACTTTGGGACAGGTAAAGGAGGTGGTGATGCCACTTGTCTATTTGCCTGTCTGACCCCTGGAAACCAGCGTCCCTCCCACTGAGCCCCATGGGGAGGCAGATACACTAATAAAGATCCCCAAATATCAATCAAACTCATATAGCCAACTTctggccggctgtggtggctcatgcctgtaatcccagcactttgggaggccaagatgggcggatcacttgaggtcaggagtttgagaccagcctgaccaatgtggtgaaacctcatctctactaaaaatacaaaaattagccagacgtggtgacacgtgcctgtaattccagctacttgggaagctgaggcaggagaatcacttgaatccaggaggtagaggttgcagtgagccgagatcatgccactgcactccagcctgggcaaaagagccagccaaactctgtctcaaaaaaaaaaaaaacaaaaaaaaacaccaaaattcaTATAGTCAACTTCTAGATGAGcccagagcctagcacagtgcctggtgcagaaTTCCTGCTTCATAAATTACATATGGATCCATGGCAGGGAGGCCTCTTGGGGCAGTAGAAATAATATGTCCTCTGGAATCAGACAGTTCTGAGtttaaatcctggttctgccatttgtttatctgtgtgacctttggcaagccCCCTTCTGCCTGAGTTTTGTTTTCTAGTTTAAAAAGTCAGGTTAGAAGTGAGCCCTCTAATAATGAACAACTCATGGTGCTGTTGCAAAAAATCAGATATCGATGCAGAAAGGTCCGGTAGAGCCCTAAAGATGTACTGGTTAATGCCTAAAGGTAGTCTTAGCTTCAGTTTCTTAATGCTATCACCTATGATACCCAGGCACCTTAATTGATCAACATCATGTCCTCATTTCTGTTTATAATTACTCTTCCATAGAGTGCCTATAATAATTGTAACAATGCAACCGTAACAATAATAAGGGtgaaaataacaaaggaaatgaagaaactgaatggAAGCAAGTATGTTAATTTGctaaaggtcacacagctaaaagGGAAACACAGCTAaaaggcaacagagaaagagagggcaGATCCCACATTGCTGACTGTTGCATTGGTCTGAGAGGTGGTGCTCCAATGACCAGCTGAGGTTGGGGGACAGGGGGATGATGAAAGAACAAGGAAGAACTGTAAATGGGCTGGCgtgagaaagagaagagcttCTTGGCACCTCCTGTGTCGCTCTCCTGAAAACCTTCAGTATCTGGTGCTAAGTCTGTTTTCAGAGCCCCAGATATACCCCATTCATAGGTAAGGACAAAATACATCCCAAAGCAGAGATACCAATGGCTTTGGGGACATCCACTGTGGTAGTGAGCTGCtccactgtcggcttccctaagCTAAGATATTCAAGAGTGGGtcgactgggcacagtggctcactcctgtaatctcagcactttggggacccaaggtgggcggatcacctgaggtcaggagttccagaccagcctgaccaacacggagaaaccccgtctctactaaaaatacaaaattagctgggcgtggtggcacatgcctgtaatcccagctaacttgggaggctgaagcaggagaattgcttgaatccggaaggaggaggttgcggtgagctgcgatcacaccattgcactccagcctgggcaacaggagcgaaactccgtctcagaaaaataaaaaaaagaaatagattttcaAGAGTGGGTGATACGGTGTGAACATAACATTGTGAAGTCCTGCACTGGCCTTCAtaatctccctgagcctcagtttctccacaagTAAAATGAGGAGAGTACCAACGGTCACCAGTTACTGAACACTCTGTATGTCCTAGGCACTAAGCTCTTAACATAAGTTTTATCATTTAACACAACTTCATGGGATAGGTTCTGTTACCATCTCTATTTTGTAGTTGAGGGAACTTAAAGCTCAGAGAGGGTAAGCCACTTGTTCAAGGCCGCACAGCTAGCAAGTAGCCGTGCAAATTCTACTGAGGGCCATTTGGCTTGCAAAACTCTTGTGAGGATTTTATAAGATGATGCAGATTCAACTCTTAGCACactacttggcacatagtaagtactcagcaACTGCTATTAAGAGTAGTCATTGTGATAATGATTAAACAACAGAACTCCCTGGGTTATACTCTGATCCCAGTTACTTGGCTGGAATTTTGGTTGTCATTTTggagatactattttttttttctttttttgagacggagttttttgctcttgtcacccaggctggagtgcaatggtgtgatctcagctcactgcaatctttgtctcccgggttcaagagattctcctgcctcagcctcccaagtagctgggattacaggtgcacgccaccacacctggctaattttttgtatttttagtagagacagggttttaccatgttggccaggctggtcttgaactcctgacctcaggtgatctgattgcctcagcctcccaaagtgctgggattacaggcatgagcgaccaagCCTGGCCTGAAGATACTCTTGACAAACGTCCTGACTCTGTGGTGGCCCCTTCAGGGCCCCAAAAGATTAAGGAGGTGGCTTGGGAGAGGAGTAGGGGAGGGAGATGTTCCCTGTTAAAGCCTGACGGTGACATCTCAGGATGAAAAAATGGGGACATGAGTTGCAGCTCAGTCACTGTCCCTCTGGTGCTCGGCTTCAGGGAGCAGAGGTGGCTCCAGAAGTGCTTCCCCATCATGTCCACCCCTCCCCTCCACAGGCTAAGGAATGAGGAAAACGGGACAGGGGCTGCTGAACAAGCAGATCTCATAGGCTAAGTAGCTTCTTTCAAGACAAGGACTCTGATCCCTGAGGATCGAGGAGGTTTTTCCTCCCCAGGCGATGTTTATCTGCCTACCCGAGAGATGTGCAGAAGCACAGAATGTGCTTCCTCAGAGTCCCCTCTCTGGTCACAGGCAGAGCAGGTGATAGAAGCTGCTGTTGCTGGAGCAAGGAAGTGTCTTGAGCCCGGCTCCCTGGGACGGAGTGTGGGGGATTGCAGAAGCAGGGCCTCTGTGCAGCGTGGGTCTGGCAAGCCCATCCCCTCCCAGACCACTGCCGTCTCTGTGTGGCTGTTTGACCCAACTGGGCACAGGAAGGGGTTTAGACCGTGCTCTTTCCTGCCTGGTTCCTCTTCAAGTAGCTCCTCAAGGAACCGGCCCCATCCTAACAAATGTTTTTTGTCacagatgaggaagaggaagaattcATTGAAGAAGAAGATCAGGAAGAGGAAGACTCcacagaagggaaggaagaaggtaaGAAATTCATCTACCtccattccttcattccttcacTCATTCCACAACAACCTGAGGTACCTACTATATGCAAAGCACCGTGTTAGACATTGGCAATGATGCTGAGACTTGTCCCCACCACGTGCTTTAACCCTATTGAGGGTAAAGTCCTGTTCTCTTTACccttagagaagaaaaaaaccccaaactattCATAATAAAATGCTCCCATTTCACATCTAAATGATCTTCTtaaatggaaagcaatatggcaCAGCAGAGGGAAAAGACAGGGGCTCATGAGCTAGTCTGGGCCCATTGAGGTGTTTTGTTTGGCCAGCACtgtgtttaaattaaaaaacaaaacaaaacaaaaaaaaaactacttgctggacaggcacggtggctcgagcctgtaatcccagcactttgggaggccaaggccagcctggccaacatggtaaaatcctgtctctactaaacatacaaaaaattagctgaatttggtggcaggcgcctgtagtcctagctacttaggaggctgaggcaggagaatcgcttgaacctgggaggcggaggttgcagtgagccgagatcgtgccactgcactccagcctggatgacaagagtgagactccatctcaaaaaaaaaaaataaatataaataaataaataaataaataattacttgctggctgggtgcggtggtacatgcctataatcccagcactttaggaggctgaggcgggaggattgcttgagacctggagtttgggaccagcctggtcaacacagcaagtcctcatctttacaaaaataatttaaaaattagccaggcgtggtggtacatatctgtagtcctagctactcggaaggctgagcctggaggattgcttgagccaaggaggtagaggctgcagtgagctatgattgcaccactgcactcctgccttggCAACAGAGAAGGACActacactgtctcttaaaaagaaaaaattaattgctaacattttttaaattagggtttttttttaagggttaAGAAAAAGGAGATTTGAactaagaatctgcattttcacctTGTGAAAGTTTAGAAAAAGCAAACTTGAACTTCCTTGTAGTCCCAGAGTGCTGGCTCTGGGCAGTGGCTCTTCCCTTTAAAGGGGACATGCTGGcatggtagctcaggcctgtaatcctagcactttgggaggccaaggcaggcggatcacctgaggtcaggagttcgacaccatcctggccaacatggtgaaaccccgtctctactaaaaatacaaaaattagccaggcgtggtgatgggcacctgtaatcccagctacttgggaggctgaggcaggagaatcgctagaatcCCACGGggggaggagcttgcagtgagccgagatcacgccacttcactccagcctgggcaaaagagtgaaactccgtctcaaaaaaaaacaaagaaaagaaagaaaaatgggacaTGCCCTTGCCAGTTTGCCTAGCCCCACCACCATCAATCCCGCTTGCTTCACTCATTCATGTTATCTGCTGGCTCCTTGTAGGCATCTGAGTTTGCCAGCCTGGCAGAGTTTGATTAGGAGCCTGGGTTCTGAATCACAGCAGCTCACAATTTCTCTGAGTCTTGGGCTACTCATCTGTGTATGGGGGCATAACTGTACTGATGTCAAAAGTTTGTAGTGGGGAGTGAATAAGATAATCATTTAGCACGGTGTCTGGTGCATAGGAAGGACATTTGCTAATTAGCACATGCTtgcaaatgttatttttcaaacCACAGGTACTGaaactcaattccaatccagttGAAAACTATAGGGTAGTCTTTTGGAGTTTTGTACTGATGTAAAATCCATAATGTTTGGGCAGCTAAATTCTATTTTGGTTTTAAAAGGAAGAGACCGGGAGGAATTGGAGTTTGATGTTTTATTCAAACTCCTGTTTGAATAAACAGTAGCTTGGTAAGCCTTGGATCCTCCTGAGTCCCTGTCTCACCACTTGCCTCTgtatctttttcttcatttcaggaCACCAGTAAGGAGCTGGATGAATGAGAGGCCCCCAGATGCAGAGAGACtggagagggtggggaggggccCAGCGGCCTTGGTGACAGGCCCAGGGTGGGAGGCGTCGGGGCTCCTGGAGGGGCAATGGGAAGGTAATGTCTTCTCTCTGCTCAGAGAGCAGGGACTAGGGTAGGACCCTCACCGCTGCGTCCAGCAGACACTGAACCAGAATTGGAAATGTGCTTGAAACAATCACACAGGACACTTTTCTACATTGGTGcaaaatggaatattttgtacatttttaaaatgtgatttttgtatatacttGTATATGTATGCCAATTTGGTGCTTTTTGTAAAGGAACTTTTGTATAATAATGCCTGGTCGTTGGGTGACCCGCGATTgtcagaaagagaggaaggaagccaTGTTGATACAGCTGCCCACTTCCTTTCCTGAGCAGGAGGATGGGGTAGCACTCACAGGGACGATGTGCTGTATTTCAGTGCCTATCCCAGACATATGGGGTGGTAACTGAGTTTGTGTTATATGTTGTTTTAATAAATGCACAATGCTCTCTTCCTGTTCTTCAAAGGAGCCGGGGTTTCATTCAGCCTTTTTTTCCTGGAGATGAGGGTTGAGTGTGAATGAACAGGACCCCTGGTAGGAGGCAATGGCAGGGCTAGGCTTAGGTCCCAGGAAAGGAGTTCTCGACACCACTGTTTCCCAATGTGGACTCCATGGAAAGCCAGCCCTGAGCTGGTCCTTCAAGAACAGGTTCAACGTGTTGTTGCTCTGGTTCTCCAGAAAACAGAGCCTGAGGCAAAATTTAAATGCTTTAGTTGCAGGTTATAGGGACTTCCCCATGCTCactgaaggttcactgaaaatcatCAAGAAGAGGCAGATTAAGGCTGggcaggtgcagtagctcatgcctgtaatcccagcactttgggaggacgaggagggaggatcacctgaggtcaggagttccagaccagcctgaccaacatggcgaagccccgtctctactaaaaatacaaaattagttgggcatggtggcacatgcctgcaatcctagctacctgggaggctgaggcatgagaatcgcttgaacccaggaggcggaggttgtagtgagccaagatcgcaccactgcactccagcctgggcaacaagagtgaaacgccatctcaaaaaaaaaaaaaaaaaaaagaggcagattaataggagaaaaggcacacAAGTGCACAAATTTATTTGACCATGGTTTTATGCGATAcaagagccttcagaatgaagacccaaagatataGGAGAAACTGTCCATTTTTAGGCTTCAGTTCAACAAAGTGTGGACGGCTGTGTAGAAATACGATTGACAAAAGAGCCTGATCTAATGCCGACAGACTGAGTGGGGAACCCAGCGAGGCCTGTCTGTCGAGATTCTTTCCGGCCTCTCTGCgcagcattccttccttcctcacatGGATGGGGATGGGGGTCTTCTGACCTACAATCAGACAAAGGGCAAATAATTTCCTATGGCCAGTTTTAcacagaaagaaaggggaaaattagagtaatatttttaggttttacgGCAGGCTTTTGAGGAAGAGGGATTATAGTTTTTATGGCTAGCCTTGGGGGAGAATAAGGGaccagagacaggagggcaggagaaggtcagaaatGTTTGCTTCCGAGGGAGGCCTTCATTTcggggtattgttttctgagacCCTATGAGGTACACTCCCAAGGCCAACAGAGGGAAGGAAAATGGAGGCGAGGCAGGCAAGGAGGGAAGCAAGCACAAGGTGTTGCGTGGCTGAGCTGGCCACAGCTTCACCAAAGACTGGGCTGGCTGCTTAGTCATGTGAGATGTTTCCAGCAGGCCATAAAGAACAGAATATGATTCAAAGTCCTTCatctgagagaagaaaaaaaaagaaatgtgtctgCTGGCTCCTTCCTGTCTCCCACCTCCCATACTGTTCATTCCGCCTTGACTTCAGGTGGTGCAGCTGCAGGGGGAGCAAGGTCACCTGCCACATTGGGTGGTACTTCAGTTGAGTCTGGAAATGGTGGGAGGTGCCAGGGCCTCCATGGTCCACTTGGGTTGGACAAGGGTGGGGCAGCTGCTGCCTCCACCTCGGTGAACACAATGGGGGCCAGGCTGGTGCCCAGACTCATGCCAGGAAAGGCCAAGTCAGCCACCAGCAGTAGGGGATGAATTCATGACTGTGGCCCAGTAGCACCCAGGATCTCCATGAGCAAGAAGCCAAGGGCCTGGAGAGAGGCAAGGCTGAGCGAATCCGAGGCAGCGCATTCACCCGGGCTGATACACCAGGGACATATAACTTTGAGGAGAATTGCAGAGCCTGTTCCCCCTTTTAGACATTCAGATCACAGTAGCAAATTAAGGGTTCTGAGTCGTCCCACCGTAAAGAAAGCGAATTAACTTTAGACGAGGACCATCAAGTTCACGGTGCTTGGAATGCTGCCTGACCCTAAGTctctcattttgtgtgtgtggactGAATTTCCCAACCTGTTCATATGACATCCCCCGGAACTAGAGTTATGTGGAACTTGCTTTAGGACAGCACTCAAAAACCCTCGTAACCTCTGCCCATTTTCACTTCTGGGAGTTTTTCTAAGGCTAACTCGGTTCCTAACTTTGAATTTCAAAGAATCAGATTTTGCTCTCATTTCCAGTCCTTTCTCAAGTTCTGAagcattttgttttagtttttaaaacacggcgtaatacatacacacacccttaAAAGTGCACAAAACATCGTAGAGTTTAATAACCTATTGTAAAATGAAACCCTATGTTACTACCactcaggtaaaaaaaaaaaaaagaacatcgcCAGCCCTCAGAAGCCCTCCATGTGCCCCTCTACCACGTCACACATCGCCAGCCCTCAGAAGCCCTCCATGTGCCCCTCTACCACGTCACACATCGCCAGCCCTCAGAAGCCCTCCATGTGCCCCTCTACCACGTCACACATCGCCAGCCCTCAGAAGCCCTCCATGTGCCCCTCTACCACGTCACACATCGCCAGCCCTCAGAAGCCCTCCATGTGCCCCTCTACCACGTCACACATCGCCAGCCCTCAGAAGCCCTCCATGTGCCCCTCTACCACGTCACACATCGCCAGCCCTCAGAAGCCCTCCATGTGCCCCTCTACCACGTCACACATCGCCAGCCCTCAGAAGCCCTCCATGTGCCCCTCTACCACGTCACACATCGCCAGCCCTCAGAAGCCCTCCATGTGCCCCTCTACCACGTCACACATCGCCAGCCCTCAGAAGCCCTCCATGTGCCCCTCTACCACGTCACACATCGCCAGCCCTCAGAAGCCCTCCATGTGCCCCTCTACCACGTCACACATCGCCAGCCCTCAGAAGCCCTCCATGTGCCCCTCTACCACGTCACACATCGCCAGCCCTCAGAAGCCCTCCATGTGCCCCTCTACCACGTCACACATCGCCAGCCCTCAGAAGCCCTCCATGTGCCCCTCTACCACATCACAGCTCCTCTTTCTGATTGGGGTAGCAGAAAGATGAGcagtcatttttttgtttttttgacaatcacatacttgtttttctttatggtttgGTCTCCTAAAGTATCCTCCCATAGAAAACTGAAGGGATTTGAGTCCAGAAGGAGAAATTTGAGGCCAGAAAGAGAGAGGCTTTCATCACCTTGAAATCACAAGAATAAGTATTATAATGTGTGTACATTCTATTACTTCTCCAGGCTACTGATCATGTAAGCAACAAGCATTTCAGCCCCATAGCTTGTCACTtatggaagagaagagagagaagttgAGACTTTGGGTAATCAGTTAAAGATTAAATTCCAGGAAGATACCTGTTAATTGCAACTAAAGGGATCTTTCCTTTGCCATAGGAAGGGCTCTTCCTGTACTTGCAAACTAGAACCCTTAAGATGGTATGAAGGGTTCTTGATCAACATGCTTCCTTTAAAATCATGCTTCAAGAGAGGAAAGCTGGCTTCAAGGGGGTTCTTGCAATGAATCTTGAATACAGTTC
This portion of the Pongo abelii isolate AG06213 chromosome 1, NHGRI_mPonAbe1-v2.0_pri, whole genome shotgun sequence genome encodes:
- the TRIM63 gene encoding E3 ubiquitin-protein ligase TRIM63, translating into MDYKSSLIQDGNPMENLEKQLICPICLEMFTKPVVILPCQHNLCRKCANDIFQAANPYWTSRGSSVSMSGGRFRCPTCRHEVIMDRHGVYGLQRNLLVENIIDIYKQECSSRPLQKGSHPMCKEHEDEKINIYCLTCEVPTCSMCKVFGIHKACEVAPLQSVFQGQKTELNNCISMLVAGNDRVQTIITQLEDSCRVTKENSHQVKEELSQKFDTLYAILDEKKSELLQRITQEQEEKLSFIEALIQQYQEQLDKSTKLMETAIQSLDEPGGATFLLTAKQLIKSIVEASKGCQLGKTEQGFENMDCFTLDLEHIADALRAIDFGTDEEEEEFIEEEDQEEEDSTEGKEEGHQ